The following are encoded in a window of Fretibacter rubidus genomic DNA:
- a CDS encoding TolC family protein, with translation MFIRHTSFYQTRFRTVTLSLLLGGISVMSLQAAAFAQDALYAPDLLGAGPTTIAQQPQASIRAMPFSELETQLRAHPSLDALSLSAQANRQRAEGALGLPDPVVSLQLNNVPLFDPSFSEYLPSNKAVGIRQALPSRSERKANSLKSLRSAAQQELEAEQQYARLRGQLLVYLIEKQSLEAQRDLALARQSKYDELSDIIDIEINAGRPLVFRLAKVDVERTEVSRTLAELEGRDAQIDAELINLLGFIPQTETPALSKTPWTGNALGFYAVRVADANVDISDADVQRAEADFKPDWGVNLTYQQRESGQGPRSNFDGEDWVSGGVSFSIPLWAGKRQEPNLRAAKMDRNASIARRTAIARQVQSEWSRYEARRETAVQNIRIIEQKIRAIETQTDAQLITYESGNGDYSPIIDGEIAILMLRAEIVKEKTLRDQMIAKMNSLLVTS, from the coding sequence ATGTTTATCCGCCACACATCATTTTATCAGACCCGGTTTCGCACCGTCACGCTCTCGCTTTTACTTGGCGGTATAAGCGTTATGAGCTTGCAAGCTGCCGCCTTTGCTCAGGACGCGCTTTATGCACCTGATTTACTGGGCGCAGGTCCGACAACTATCGCGCAACAGCCGCAAGCTTCGATACGGGCTATGCCCTTTTCTGAATTAGAAACGCAATTGCGCGCACATCCTTCGTTGGACGCGCTCAGCCTCAGCGCACAAGCCAATCGTCAACGTGCAGAAGGCGCGCTCGGACTGCCTGATCCCGTCGTGTCACTCCAGTTAAATAATGTGCCGCTTTTTGATCCGTCTTTCTCTGAGTACCTTCCGTCCAATAAAGCCGTTGGCATTCGGCAGGCTTTGCCGAGCCGGTCTGAACGCAAAGCTAACTCGCTCAAATCCTTAAGAAGCGCTGCCCAACAAGAGCTGGAAGCTGAACAACAATATGCGAGGTTGCGCGGTCAGCTATTGGTTTACCTGATTGAGAAACAGAGCCTTGAGGCCCAACGGGATTTGGCACTCGCGCGTCAGTCAAAATATGACGAACTTTCTGACATCATCGATATTGAAATCAATGCAGGCCGCCCATTAGTGTTCCGTCTCGCAAAAGTTGATGTGGAACGCACAGAAGTTTCCAGAACCCTGGCTGAATTAGAAGGACGCGACGCGCAGATAGACGCAGAGCTCATCAACCTCTTGGGTTTTATTCCTCAAACAGAAACGCCTGCGCTTTCCAAGACGCCTTGGACGGGTAATGCACTCGGGTTTTATGCCGTGCGCGTTGCCGATGCGAATGTTGATATATCCGATGCGGATGTTCAGCGCGCAGAAGCAGATTTTAAGCCCGATTGGGGGGTTAATCTAACCTACCAACAGCGCGAGTCCGGCCAAGGCCCGCGCTCAAATTTTGACGGCGAAGATTGGGTCTCGGGCGGCGTCAGTTTTTCAATTCCACTTTGGGCGGGCAAACGCCAAGAACCTAATTTACGTGCCGCCAAGATGGATAGGAATGCCAGCATTGCTCGGCGTACGGCCATTGCGCGACAAGTCCAATCCGAGTGGTCACGCTATGAAGCCCGCCGGGAAACAGCCGTTCAAAACATCCGCATTATTGAACAGAAAATCCGCGCGATTGAAACGCAGACAGACGCCCAACTAATCACATATGAGTCCGGGAACGGCGATTATTCGCCAATCATCGACGGCGAAATCGCCATTCTCATGCTGCGCGCGGAAATCGTCAAAGAAAAAACTCTACGCGATCAAATGATTGCAAAAATGAACAGCCTTCTGGTGACATCATGA
- a CDS encoding efflux RND transporter periplasmic adaptor subunit, translated as MKYFKFALVLTSALILAACDPAPKMPSALEAGHDHAAMQAGQSQSSKTDMPAEEVSSYTCPMHPHYISTDPNGSCPICGMDLVPVTTEAKGSAGVSVSPEMLQTMGIRTTVVSVSDFNQALRAYGTVEPNTRLESMAASRLEGWISGLTVRAEGDSVRRGQRLYSIYTPDLIAAQKDYLASLQIGNARRIASVRQRLISKGMQESLVERLSETRELIERVPVYAESSGVVTQLMVRDGDYLKPGDPILQLQAYDKVWVIASVPESDLPKMEVGKTANLKFESAPDAAKSGKVDYIYPTIDPKTRTARVRISVDNTSGSLRPGAYADIVFEADETEASASQLSIPSQAILRDSRGAHVIVALGEGRFEPRDVTIGTSVRGRTEILSGLAEGERIVASGQFMLDSEFNLREGLSKLNVPATDFDENTPLSELPIDGSTLSQIDHMVDSALYFHEALIDGYAIDPYFLDPTLTLVDNLKGRFAGSKLSPILEQAETAIRGAKENKTGEPLAAQLSQLMTALDPWLTLGAPAHYKSKGLIFYSDDETGRLWLQDGGLPANPYSDATAQVISWPDPMADEMSGRQP; from the coding sequence ATGAAATATTTTAAATTCGCTTTAGTCCTCACCAGTGCCCTTATTCTGGCAGCCTGTGACCCCGCGCCAAAGATGCCCTCAGCTTTGGAAGCCGGACATGACCATGCGGCCATGCAAGCCGGACAATCTCAGTCATCAAAAACGGATATGCCAGCAGAAGAGGTGAGCTCTTATACCTGCCCAATGCACCCGCATTATATTTCGACTGATCCCAATGGGAGCTGTCCGATTTGCGGCATGGACCTTGTGCCTGTTACGACAGAGGCCAAAGGGAGTGCGGGCGTATCTGTCTCGCCTGAGATGCTCCAAACAATGGGCATCAGAACAACCGTCGTCTCTGTTTCAGACTTCAATCAAGCCTTGCGAGCTTACGGCACAGTCGAGCCGAATACACGGCTGGAGTCTATGGCAGCCTCCCGTCTTGAAGGCTGGATCAGCGGCCTGACTGTTCGGGCGGAAGGTGACAGCGTGCGCCGTGGGCAACGTCTTTATAGCATTTACACGCCTGATCTCATTGCAGCCCAAAAAGACTATCTGGCCTCACTTCAAATTGGCAATGCACGCCGAATCGCCTCGGTCCGCCAGAGGCTCATATCCAAAGGCATGCAAGAAAGCCTTGTGGAGCGATTGTCTGAGACCCGCGAGCTCATTGAGCGTGTGCCTGTTTATGCGGAAAGCTCGGGCGTCGTGACACAGCTCATGGTGCGCGACGGCGACTATCTCAAACCCGGAGATCCGATCCTGCAATTACAGGCCTATGATAAGGTCTGGGTTATTGCTTCGGTTCCGGAGTCCGACCTGCCGAAGATGGAAGTCGGCAAAACCGCCAATTTGAAATTTGAGAGCGCGCCTGACGCCGCAAAATCGGGCAAGGTTGACTATATTTATCCGACCATAGACCCTAAAACGCGAACCGCCCGCGTGCGGATCAGTGTTGATAATACCTCCGGCTCTTTACGACCAGGCGCCTATGCCGACATCGTCTTTGAAGCTGACGAAACCGAAGCCTCCGCATCGCAGCTGTCTATTCCAAGCCAAGCCATATTACGCGACTCACGCGGGGCACATGTTATCGTCGCTTTGGGGGAAGGCCGTTTCGAGCCTCGGGATGTGACCATTGGAACAAGTGTTCGTGGTCGCACGGAGATATTATCAGGACTTGCTGAAGGCGAGCGTATTGTGGCCAGCGGTCAGTTTATGCTCGATTCCGAATTTAACCTGCGCGAAGGGCTTTCAAAACTCAACGTGCCTGCCACCGATTTTGACGAAAATACGCCTTTATCCGAGCTTCCCATAGACGGCTCTACGCTGAGCCAAATTGATCATATGGTCGATAGCGCGCTATATTTTCATGAAGCCTTGATTGATGGCTATGCGATTGACCCGTACTTCCTCGATCCAACCCTCACATTAGTTGATAACCTGAAGGGCAGATTTGCAGGCTCTAAATTATCGCCGATTTTAGAACAGGCAGAAACGGCCATCCGCGGGGCGAAAGAGAATAAGACAGGTGAGCCCTTGGCCGCCCAGCTTTCGCAGTTGATGACTGCGCTTGACCCTTGGCTAACGCTGGGCGCGCCCGCTCACTATAAGAGCAAAGGCCTCATATTTTATAGCGATGATGAAACGGGGCGTCTTTGGCTGCAAGATGGCGGTCTACCCGCTAATCCTTATTCAGATGCAACAGCTCAAGTCATTTCATGGCCTGACCCTATGGCAGACGAGATGTCTGGCAGACAGCCATGA